CACCGACGCGCTGCCCGTCCCCTGCACCGCCGCCGACGGCTGCGCGAGCAGCACGACGAGGCCGGCGGCAAGGACCGCGGCTGGCCATGCATGTCGCTGGAGGAAGGGGCCCAGTTGCTACGCTCCCGTCGTGGAGTCCGGTCGACTGCAGAACGAACCGACGTCGGTAGTGTGCCGGCGTCTTGCCACGGAGTCACGGACCGGCTGTCTCCACCTCCTGCCCGACGAGGCATCCGGCGAGCACGAGGTCCGCATCTGGTTCCGTGATGGACGGATCCACACCGCCGTTGCGCAGGAGGGTCGTCGACGGCTCGGCGAGATCCTCGTGGCCGACTCGGGGTTGCCGCAGGGCAGCCTCGACCGTGCGCTGGACCAGCAGCGCCGCGAACCGGGGGGCGTCCGGATCGGGGACGTCCTCGTGGCCATGGGACTGGTGGACCGCGAGACCCTGCGCGACGCCGTGCGGGAGCAGATCCTCGAGACCCTCGCGCTGGCCGTCGGTCGCCGGCACGGGGCCTGGCGGTTCGTCCCCGACGCGGCCGTGAAGTGGGACGTCCCGCTGGGCTCGGGCATGCAGGACGCGCTCATGGAGGCGTCCAGGCGGCTCGACGCCCCCGAGGTCATCGCGTGGCGACTCGGCGGCATGGACGCCGTGGTGGACTTCGGCTCCGACGACGCCGACGTGCGGCTGTCGTTGCGGGCCCGCGAGTGGGCGATGTTGACCCACATCGACGGACGGAACTCCATCGCCGAGATCGCCCGCCGGGCAGGCGAGGACCCCGTCACCACGGCCCGCGTCGTGCACGGCCTGCACGCCGCCGGCGTCGTGCACGTCCTGCGTCCCCCCGCGCCGACCTTCGACGACCTCAGGGCTGATCTGGTGGGGGTCAGCGATCGCCCTGCGCCCGCGGTACGGCCTGCCGAACCCAGCCCCGGCCTGGTCGTGGTGCCGGTGCCGCCCCCACCGCCGATCCCGCCGCCCCCTCGCCCGCCGCCGACAGCCGAGCCGACCTCCGAGCCGGCGGTGACCTCCTCGGCTGCGCTGTTCGCGGATCTGGCCGACGATCCCGCAGACTGACCGCCCCGAACCCTCGACCAGATCAAGGACGTGACGACGTGAACGTCGCCGCAGGCGATACCGCACCCGACTTCGAGCTTCCCGACCAGGACGGCAACCCCGTCTCGCTGTCGTCGCTGCGGGGCCAGCCGGTGCTGCTGTACTTCTATCCACGGGACGAGACCCCCGGCTGCACGATCCAGGCACAGCACATCCGCGACAGCTGGTCGGACTTCACCGATGCGGGCGTGGCGGTGCTCGGGGTGTCACCGGACACCGTCGACAGCCACCGGTCCTTCTGCGACAACCACGACCTGCCGCACACGCTCCTGGCCGATCCGGACCACGAGGTGATGGAGGCCTACGGGGCCTGGGGCGAGAAGACGCTGTACGGCAGGACCTCCATCGGGCCCATCCGTTCCTCGGTCCTGATCGATGCCGAGGGCACCGTCGTGAAGGTGTGGAAACGTGCCCAGGCCAAGGCGCACGCCGAACGCGCACTGAAGGCGATCTCGCAGCTGTTGTGAGGTCATCTGCATCCGCTGGTCGGGATCCGAGCCTGCTGTTCACCCAACGTGCCTGACCCGGCACCACCTGCTGGCATACCGTAGGAGCCGTGATGGTGATGTCCGTGGTGGGCGCGGACGGTCCCGAGGGGGATCGTCCGCTGGTGTGGGCTGCGCGAGGCCGGTCGGTGGCGTTGGGCGTGCTGGTGGTGTGCCTGGCCGTGCTGGGCGTTGTCGTCCAGCAACGGGCCCCGGCCGCCCTGGCCGCGGTGGCGACGGGATTGCTGGCCGTCGCGGTGCTCGTGCGGGGTGCTGGGGCGAAGCCCCCCGAACCCGAGGAACCGACCGTCGAGGTCCCCGAGGAATTGCCCGGACGACCCGAGTTCGTCGCCGCCGCCGAGGTCATGCTCAGCGAGGGGGAGGGCAACCCCGCCGTCCTCGTCGTGTTGCTCGACGGGTTCCGCGACGTGCAGACGGTGCTGGGCGACACGCCGGCCGAGGAGGTGCTTGCCGCCGTCGGGGTGCGCGTGGCCGAGGTCGCGCAGGACTGGCCCGCCGGCTCACTGGGTGGCGAACGGTTCGCCGTGGCGATGCGGGCCCGCCCCTTCCTGCCGGCACATCACCTCGCGAGGAGGATCCGCGAGCACATCGCCGAACCCATGGTGATCGGTGGGGTGTCCCTGCGGCTGCGCGCCTTCGTCGGCATCGCCCAGGGCGAAGGCGGGGCCGAGGTGCTGACCACACGGGCGACGATCGCCGCCGCCACTGCCCAGGACACCAACGAGGGCCTCGTCGTGCACCAGCGCGAGGACCCCGCCGTGGTCCGCCGCCGGCTGGACATCGTGAGCAGCCTGTCGGAGGCCCTCGAGAAGCCCGATGAACGGGGCTTCCGGCCGCTGTTCCAGCCGATCGTCGACGGCGACGGGGTCCTGATCTCCGCAGAGGCGCTGGCCCGCTGGGACGACCCGAAGCTGGGCGCGATCACCCCCGACACCTTCATCCCCCTCGCCGAACGCACAGGACTCGTGGCGCCGCTCTTCACCGTGATGCTCGCCCAGTCGTTGCTGGACTGCCGCCGGTGGCGAGACGGGGGAGTCGAGGCCGGACTGTCCATCAACGTGTCGCCGGTCAACCTGCGTGATCCGCTGCTGACCTCGGAGCTGACTGCGCGGCTGGAGGACGTCGGCTTGAGCCCCTCCGACGTGACCCTGGAGATCACCGAGTCCGCCGTCATCGACGACTACTCCTGGGCCCTGGTGACCCTCCGGGAGCTTCGCAAGCTCGGGTTCGGCGTGGCCCTCGACGACTTCGGCATGGGGTACTCCTCGCTGGGCCGGCTGCACGACCTTCCGGTCTCGGTGGTCAAGCTGGACCGGTCGTTCGTGGCGGGCCTGCCCGGCGACGAACGGTCCGTGGGAATCGTCAGGGCGACCGTCGACGTGTGTCGCCTGCTCGGGCTCGTGGTGGTGGCGGAGGGCGTGGAGACCGACCAGCAGGCCGACATGATCCTGGAGATGGGGGTGGACCGCATGCAGGGCTTCCTGTTCTCCCCGGCGATCAGCGTCGACGAGATCGTGGCCGGCCCGGTCGTCGCCGGGTGGGAGGGCAACCGATGACCCCCAGCAGTGACCTTCCCCCGTGGCTGATCAGCGGGGTCGCCGACATCGTGCTGACGAGCTCGCCGACCCCGACCGGGGTGCTGAACCTCGAGCTGCGCCACGTGATGGTCAACCAGGCGCTCGGCAAGCTCTACGGCGTCGACCCGCGCACGGCGACGGGTTCCACGCCCGTGCAGCTGCTGGGCCACCTCGGTGGACAGATCGAGCAGCGGTGCCGCGCCGTCGTGGGGACCGGTCGCGCGGAGCTCGGCCACGTCGTCACCGGTGTGCCCTCCACCGCACCCGAGGGCGAGGTGCACTGGCAGGTCGACTGCCTGCCCGTCAGCCACGAGAACGGTCCGCCCGGCGCCCTGCTGCTGGTGGTCACCGACATCACCGCACGCACCCGGGCGATGCGCAGCCTCAACGAACAGCGCCGGTCGCTGGCCTACCAGGCCAGCCA
The nucleotide sequence above comes from Euzebya pacifica. Encoded proteins:
- a CDS encoding DUF4388 domain-containing protein: MESGRLQNEPTSVVCRRLATESRTGCLHLLPDEASGEHEVRIWFRDGRIHTAVAQEGRRRLGEILVADSGLPQGSLDRALDQQRREPGGVRIGDVLVAMGLVDRETLRDAVREQILETLALAVGRRHGAWRFVPDAAVKWDVPLGSGMQDALMEASRRLDAPEVIAWRLGGMDAVVDFGSDDADVRLSLRAREWAMLTHIDGRNSIAEIARRAGEDPVTTARVVHGLHAAGVVHVLRPPAPTFDDLRADLVGVSDRPAPAVRPAEPSPGLVVVPVPPPPPIPPPPRPPPTAEPTSEPAVTSSAALFADLADDPAD
- the bcp gene encoding thioredoxin-dependent thiol peroxidase, with the protein product MNVAAGDTAPDFELPDQDGNPVSLSSLRGQPVLLYFYPRDETPGCTIQAQHIRDSWSDFTDAGVAVLGVSPDTVDSHRSFCDNHDLPHTLLADPDHEVMEAYGAWGEKTLYGRTSIGPIRSSVLIDAEGTVVKVWKRAQAKAHAERALKAISQLL
- a CDS encoding bifunctional diguanylate cyclase/phosphodiesterase, with protein sequence MVMSVVGADGPEGDRPLVWAARGRSVALGVLVVCLAVLGVVVQQRAPAALAAVATGLLAVAVLVRGAGAKPPEPEEPTVEVPEELPGRPEFVAAAEVMLSEGEGNPAVLVVLLDGFRDVQTVLGDTPAEEVLAAVGVRVAEVAQDWPAGSLGGERFAVAMRARPFLPAHHLARRIREHIAEPMVIGGVSLRLRAFVGIAQGEGGAEVLTTRATIAAATAQDTNEGLVVHQREDPAVVRRRLDIVSSLSEALEKPDERGFRPLFQPIVDGDGVLISAEALARWDDPKLGAITPDTFIPLAERTGLVAPLFTVMLAQSLLDCRRWRDGGVEAGLSINVSPVNLRDPLLTSELTARLEDVGLSPSDVTLEITESAVIDDYSWALVTLRELRKLGFGVALDDFGMGYSSLGRLHDLPVSVVKLDRSFVAGLPGDERSVGIVRATVDVCRLLGLVVVAEGVETDQQADMILEMGVDRMQGFLFSPAISVDEIVAGPVVAGWEGNR
- a CDS encoding sensor domain-containing diguanylate cyclase — its product is MTPSSDLPPWLISGVADIVLTSSPTPTGVLNLELRHVMVNQALGKLYGVDPRTATGSTPVQLLGHLGGQIEQRCRAVVGTGRAELGHVVTGVPSTAPEGEVHWQVDCLPVSHENGPPGALLLVVTDITARTRAMRSLNEQRRSLAYQASHDPVTGLANRFQLLEVLQYHLSGQSFPNVLMVDLDGFKEVNDVHGHAAGDQVLATIADRLRNSVRTEDLVARYGGDEFVLVIRPNVDARAFAERLVDLIAEPIPWAGKQLSVGASIGVAEAGPGDSVSGLLHRADEAMYEVKADRKGT